The proteins below come from a single Pandoraea apista genomic window:
- a CDS encoding LysR family transcriptional regulator has translation MELRQLRYFLSVVEHGSMGKAALELGVVTSALSQQISRLEGELSTRLLQRTSGGVVPTDAGLAFWRQAQLALRHIEDAALAARSARLSGHVSVGMAPSTASVLGVPFMQAMRSRYPDVRLHMVESLSGYLASMLSARQIDLAVLFREESAQRWSVLPLLDERLFLIGVGDLDGMPTSASVRLKNLGRLPLILPSGTHGLRSLLLSAFRRAEYEPNIVAEVDGLALLMDFVRTGIGATIQPGAALARPENVILTSVPVAEKYATRPNILASISDDELSPAGLAARVVLADVARQLVREGRWPGARLREPPPSQKVKTP, from the coding sequence ATGGAACTCAGACAACTACGCTATTTCCTCAGCGTCGTGGAACACGGAAGCATGGGCAAGGCAGCGCTGGAACTCGGTGTGGTGACCTCGGCATTGAGTCAGCAGATCAGCCGTCTCGAAGGCGAACTGTCCACGCGTCTGCTGCAACGCACTTCGGGGGGCGTCGTTCCGACCGACGCGGGTTTGGCGTTCTGGCGTCAGGCACAACTCGCGCTGCGTCATATCGAAGATGCAGCGCTCGCCGCACGCTCAGCACGTCTTTCGGGGCATGTCAGCGTCGGCATGGCGCCGAGCACGGCGAGCGTGCTAGGTGTCCCATTCATGCAGGCCATGCGCTCGCGCTATCCCGATGTGCGGCTGCATATGGTCGAAAGTCTCTCCGGCTATCTTGCGTCCATGCTGAGTGCGCGCCAGATCGATCTCGCCGTGCTGTTCCGAGAGGAGTCCGCGCAACGCTGGAGCGTGCTGCCGCTGCTGGACGAGCGGCTGTTCCTGATCGGCGTAGGCGATCTCGATGGTATGCCGACGAGCGCATCCGTCCGGCTTAAAAATCTCGGCAGGCTTCCGCTCATTCTTCCCAGCGGCACGCATGGGCTGCGTTCGCTGCTGTTATCAGCGTTCAGGCGCGCCGAATACGAGCCGAACATCGTCGCCGAAGTCGACGGCCTTGCGCTCCTGATGGACTTCGTTCGCACCGGCATCGGCGCGACGATACAGCCGGGCGCGGCGCTCGCAAGGCCCGAGAATGTGATTCTGACGAGCGTGCCCGTCGCGGAAAAATACGCCACGCGGCCCAACATACTCGCCAGCATCTCCGACGACGAACTGTCTCCCGCCGGTCTTGCTGCGCGCGTGGTGCTCGCCGATGTCGCCCGTCAACTGGTGCGGGAAGGCCGTTGGCCCGGAGCGCGACTACGGGAACCCCCGCCTTCACAAAAAGTGAAGACCCCTTGA
- the tcuA gene encoding FAD-dependent tricarballylate dehydrogenase TcuA, with protein MVDVLVIGGGNAALCAALMAREAGASVLLLESAPREWRGGNSQHTRNLRCMHDAPQDVLVDAYPEEEFWQDLLKVTGGITNEHLARLTIRASSSCRPWMQKHGVRFQPPLSGALHVARTNAFFMGGGKALINAYYRSAEALGVDIRYQTPVDSLELDGNLFIAARSGSQRFEARACVLAAGGFESNREWLREAWGQNERGEWPADNFLIRGTRFNKGVLIKHMTDAGADMIGDPSQSHCVAIDARAPLYDGGICTRIDCVSLGVVVNRNAERFYDEGEDFWPKRYAIWGRLVAHQPGQIGYSIIDSKAIGRFMPPVFPGEKADTLPELARKLGLPEARFVETLTRYNDSCRDGTFDHTALDDCHTEGLAPPKTHWARRIETPPFYGYALRPGITFTYLGLRTNDRAQVHFGGKASENLFVAGEMMAGNVLGKGYTAGVGMSIGTAFGRIAGTQAARAALKTTEATSAAV; from the coding sequence ATGGTCGATGTGCTCGTAATCGGAGGAGGCAATGCCGCGCTGTGTGCCGCATTGATGGCGCGCGAAGCGGGCGCCTCGGTCCTACTTCTCGAATCCGCGCCGCGCGAATGGCGCGGCGGCAACTCGCAACACACGCGCAATCTGCGCTGCATGCACGATGCGCCGCAAGACGTTCTCGTCGATGCTTATCCGGAAGAGGAATTCTGGCAGGACCTGTTGAAGGTCACCGGCGGGATCACGAATGAGCATCTCGCACGTCTGACGATCCGCGCGTCGTCGTCGTGTCGGCCGTGGATGCAGAAGCACGGCGTACGCTTCCAGCCGCCGCTGTCCGGCGCGCTGCACGTCGCACGTACCAACGCATTCTTCATGGGCGGCGGCAAAGCACTCATCAACGCGTATTACCGCAGCGCCGAAGCGCTCGGCGTCGATATCCGCTATCAAACGCCCGTCGATTCCCTTGAACTCGACGGCAATCTCTTTATCGCGGCGCGCAGCGGCAGTCAGCGCTTCGAGGCACGCGCCTGCGTGCTGGCGGCGGGCGGTTTTGAATCAAATCGCGAATGGCTGCGCGAAGCGTGGGGGCAAAACGAGCGCGGCGAATGGCCCGCTGACAACTTCCTGATTCGCGGCACGCGCTTCAACAAGGGCGTGCTCATCAAGCATATGACCGACGCCGGTGCAGACATGATCGGCGACCCGTCGCAGTCGCACTGCGTCGCCATCGACGCACGCGCGCCGCTGTATGACGGCGGCATCTGCACGCGCATCGACTGCGTGTCGCTAGGCGTCGTGGTGAATCGCAACGCCGAGCGCTTCTACGACGAAGGCGAGGATTTCTGGCCGAAGCGCTATGCAATCTGGGGACGGCTCGTCGCGCATCAGCCGGGGCAGATCGGTTATTCGATTATCGACTCGAAGGCAATCGGCCGCTTCATGCCGCCAGTGTTTCCGGGTGAAAAAGCCGACACGCTGCCGGAACTCGCCCGCAAGCTCGGGCTGCCGGAAGCACGCTTCGTGGAAACACTCACGCGCTATAACGATTCATGCCGCGACGGCACCTTCGACCACACCGCGCTCGACGACTGCCACACCGAAGGCCTCGCGCCGCCAAAAACACACTGGGCGCGCCGAATCGAGACGCCGCCGTTCTACGGTTATGCGTTGCGGCCAGGCATCACGTTCACGTATCTCGGTCTCAGGACCAATGACCGCGCGCAGGTCCACTTCGGCGGCAAAGCCAGTGAGAACCTGTTCGTAGCCGGCGAAATGATGGCCGGCAACGTGCTCGGTAAGGGCTATACAGCGGGCGTCGGCATGTCGATCGGCACGGCCTTCGGGCGCATTGCCGGGACGCAGGCCGCGCGCGCCGCACTCAAAACAACGGAGGCAACCAGTGCAGCAGTCTGA
- the tcuB gene encoding tricarballylate utilization 4Fe-4S protein TcuB: MQQSDALVPDRTRTVLSVDTNKNPHGGTARVIPIAPMSASETEVARQMQICNACRYCEGFCAVFPAMTRRLEFGKADVNYLANLCHNCGACYHACQYAPPHEFGVNVPKAMAEVRLETYTEYAFPASFGALYKRNGLTLSVALAAGLALFLLLGSALHGGLPGDAAPANFYAIFPHNLLAAMFGTVFLFAILALGVGVTRFWRDVSTGTASAPAVAEAAKNALTLKYLDGGHGDGCNEENDAFTLARRRFHHLTFYGFMLCFAATAVATLYHYAFGLEAPYPLLSAPVLLGTGGGIGLIAGPAGLLWLNLKRAPERGDSRQRPMDRGFIALLLLTSASGLGLLAFRTTSAMPSLLAIHLGIVMALFATLPYGKFAHGVFRSAALLKSSIEKRQRNTQSLSSD; the protein is encoded by the coding sequence GTGCAGCAGTCTGACGCGCTCGTGCCCGATCGCACGCGCACGGTGTTATCGGTCGATACGAACAAAAATCCACACGGCGGCACAGCGCGCGTGATCCCCATTGCGCCGATGAGCGCCAGCGAAACCGAAGTGGCGCGGCAGATGCAGATCTGCAACGCCTGCCGCTATTGCGAAGGCTTCTGCGCCGTGTTCCCGGCGATGACGCGCCGCCTGGAATTTGGCAAGGCTGACGTCAACTATCTGGCAAATCTCTGCCACAACTGCGGCGCGTGCTATCACGCTTGCCAGTACGCCCCGCCGCATGAATTCGGCGTGAACGTGCCGAAAGCGATGGCCGAAGTCCGGCTCGAAACCTACACCGAATACGCGTTCCCCGCGTCGTTCGGTGCGCTGTACAAGCGCAACGGCCTGACTTTGTCGGTGGCACTGGCGGCCGGACTCGCGCTGTTTCTGCTGCTCGGCAGCGCATTGCACGGCGGCTTGCCGGGCGATGCCGCGCCAGCGAACTTCTACGCGATATTTCCGCACAACCTGCTCGCGGCAATGTTCGGCACCGTATTCCTGTTCGCCATTCTCGCGCTCGGCGTGGGTGTCACGCGCTTCTGGCGCGACGTATCGACAGGCACGGCGAGTGCGCCAGCCGTCGCTGAAGCGGCCAAGAACGCGCTGACGCTCAAGTACCTGGACGGCGGCCATGGCGACGGCTGCAACGAAGAGAACGATGCCTTCACGCTGGCGCGGCGCCGTTTCCATCATCTGACGTTCTACGGCTTCATGCTGTGCTTTGCGGCAACCGCGGTCGCGACGCTCTATCACTATGCATTCGGTCTGGAGGCGCCGTATCCGTTGCTGAGCGCACCGGTGCTGCTGGGAACGGGGGGCGGCATCGGACTGATTGCGGGGCCGGCGGGACTGCTGTGGCTGAACCTGAAACGCGCGCCGGAGCGAGGCGATAGCCGTCAGCGGCCAATGGACCGCGGCTTCATCGCGCTGCTGCTGCTGACGAGCGCATCCGGTCTCGGACTGCTCGCGTTCCGCACGACCTCGGCGATGCCATCGCTGCTCGCGATCCATCTTGGCATCGTGATGGCGCTGTTCGCCACGCTGCCTTACGGCAAGTTCGCGCACGGCGTCTTTCGCTCGGCGGCGTTGCTCAAATCATCGATAGAAAAGCGGCAACGCAACACACAGAGCCTCAGCTCGGATTAG
- a CDS encoding MFS transporter yields MTRREPIAATSGVSPMTRAAAVLRVTSGNFIEQFDFFLFGFYATSISKIFFPSTSEFASLMLTFAVFGAGFLMRPLGAIFLGAYIDKVGRRTGLIVTLSIMASGTILIACVPGYATIGLLAPALVLLGRLLQGFSAGAELGGVSVYLAEMATPDNKGFYTSWQSASQQVAIVVAAAIGYALNQWLSAQQISAWGWRVPFFIGCAIVPFLFILRRSLQETAAFEARRHHPQAREIFAMLLGNWRTVIGGMLLTAMTTTTFYLITVYTPTFGKSVLNLSAADSLMVTLLVAASNFVWLPIGGAISDRIGRKPQLLAISVLAIFTAYPALSWLADAPSFARMLIVLLWFSFFFGMYNGAMVAALIEVMPVEVRVAGFSLAFSLATALFGGFTPAVSTYLIQVLHDKAAPGYWLSFAALCGLCATLGLYRRREGSNASAVSSA; encoded by the coding sequence ATGACCCGCAGAGAACCGATCGCCGCTACGTCCGGCGTTTCGCCCATGACGAGGGCCGCCGCCGTGTTGCGCGTGACCAGCGGCAATTTCATCGAACAGTTCGATTTCTTTCTGTTCGGCTTCTACGCGACATCGATCTCGAAGATCTTTTTCCCGTCCACCAGCGAGTTTGCCTCGCTGATGCTCACCTTCGCCGTGTTCGGCGCGGGCTTTCTGATGCGTCCGCTCGGCGCAATCTTTCTCGGCGCGTACATCGACAAGGTCGGGCGGCGCACCGGGCTGATCGTGACACTCTCGATCATGGCGAGCGGCACTATTCTGATTGCCTGCGTGCCAGGGTACGCGACCATTGGCCTGCTCGCGCCAGCGCTCGTGCTCCTCGGGCGTTTGTTGCAGGGCTTCTCGGCGGGTGCGGAACTGGGCGGCGTGTCTGTCTATCTCGCGGAAATGGCGACGCCCGATAACAAGGGCTTTTACACGAGTTGGCAATCGGCGAGCCAGCAGGTCGCTATCGTCGTAGCGGCGGCCATCGGTTATGCGCTGAACCAGTGGCTGTCCGCGCAGCAGATCAGTGCATGGGGCTGGCGCGTACCGTTTTTCATCGGCTGCGCGATCGTGCCGTTCCTGTTCATCCTTCGCCGTTCGCTGCAGGAGACCGCAGCGTTCGAAGCGCGGCGGCATCATCCGCAGGCGCGCGAGATTTTTGCGATGCTGCTCGGCAACTGGCGCACCGTCATCGGCGGCATGCTGCTGACGGCGATGACCACCACCACCTTCTACCTCATCACTGTCTATACGCCGACATTCGGGAAGTCAGTGCTGAACCTGTCCGCCGCCGACAGCCTGATGGTGACGCTGCTCGTGGCCGCATCGAATTTCGTCTGGCTGCCGATCGGCGGCGCGATCTCCGACCGCATCGGCCGCAAGCCGCAGTTGCTCGCCATTTCCGTGCTGGCGATCTTCACGGCTTATCCGGCGCTGTCCTGGCTCGCCGATGCACCGAGCTTCGCGCGCATGCTGATCGTGCTGCTGTGGTTCTCGTTCTTCTTCGGCATGTACAACGGCGCGATGGTCGCCGCGCTCATCGAAGTGATGCCGGTCGAAGTGCGCGTCGCGGGCTTCTCGCTGGCATTCAGTCTCGCGACGGCGCTGTTCGGCGGCTTTACGCCAGCGGTATCGACGTATTTGATTCAGGTCCTGCATGACAAGGCCGCACCGGGCTACTGGCTGAGCTTCGCAGCGCTCTGCGGCTTGTGTGCGACGCTCGGGCTGTATCGCCGCCGCGAGGGCAGCAACGCGTCGGCGGTATCGTCGGCCTGA
- a CDS encoding cupin domain-containing protein has translation MELKRVGSQPSIKGPAEFFTGTVRIDPLNNPPAPARVSCASVTFEPGARSAWHTHPLGQTLIVTAGCGWTQCEGEEIVEIRAGDVIWCPPGHKHWHGATPTTSMTHIAVQEALDGKNVVWLEHVTDAQYTAGRDGHEHKRRSVESAFSS, from the coding sequence ATGGAACTGAAGCGCGTCGGATCACAACCTTCCATCAAGGGCCCCGCCGAGTTTTTTACCGGTACGGTTCGCATCGACCCTCTGAACAACCCGCCGGCACCGGCGCGTGTGTCGTGTGCCAGTGTCACCTTCGAGCCCGGCGCACGTTCCGCGTGGCACACCCATCCGCTCGGCCAGACGCTCATTGTCACGGCCGGTTGCGGCTGGACCCAATGCGAAGGCGAGGAGATCGTCGAGATTCGTGCGGGCGATGTCATCTGGTGCCCGCCGGGTCACAAACACTGGCACGGTGCAACACCCACCACTTCGATGACGCATATCGCCGTTCAGGAAGCGCTCGACGGCAAGAACGTCGTGTGGCTGGAGCATGTCACCGATGCGCAATACACCGCCGGGCGTGACGGCCATGAACATAAGCGTCGGTCAGTCGAATCAGCCTTCAGCTCGTGA
- a CDS encoding LysR family transcriptional regulator, with protein MQRENLNDLQAFVTVARERSFTRAAAQLGISRSALSHAMLALEARLGVRLLTRTTRSVSTTEAGARLLGTLAPRLDEIEAELASLTLLRDKPAGTVRITAHDHAIATVLWPRLMPLLHEYPDVRLECSVDYALTDIAAHRFDAGVRVGDQVDKDMIAVRIGPDFPMAVAGSPAYLAGKSVPVTPRELTEHRCINLRLPTHGGLYAWDFEKDGESLNVRVDGQTVFNNTFLMLQAALDGMGLAYLPLDLIEPHIADGRLVPVLQAWWPRLPGYHLYYANRRQLSPVLSMMIETLRFDG; from the coding sequence ATGCAAAGAGAGAATCTGAACGATCTGCAAGCGTTCGTAACGGTTGCCCGCGAGCGCAGCTTCACGCGAGCCGCCGCGCAACTGGGCATTTCACGCTCGGCGTTGAGTCACGCCATGCTCGCGTTGGAAGCTCGGCTAGGCGTGCGCCTGCTCACGCGTACCACGCGCAGCGTGTCCACCACCGAGGCTGGTGCGCGCTTGCTGGGGACGTTGGCGCCCCGGCTCGACGAAATCGAAGCGGAGCTGGCGTCGCTGACGTTGCTACGGGATAAACCGGCTGGCACCGTGCGCATCACGGCACACGATCACGCCATCGCCACCGTGCTTTGGCCGCGACTCATGCCGTTGTTGCACGAGTACCCGGACGTCCGTCTGGAATGCAGCGTGGACTATGCGCTCACCGATATCGCCGCGCATCGCTTCGATGCGGGCGTACGCGTCGGCGATCAGGTGGACAAGGACATGATTGCGGTACGCATCGGCCCCGACTTCCCTATGGCAGTTGCCGGTTCGCCTGCTTATCTGGCGGGGAAATCTGTTCCGGTCACGCCGCGCGAACTCACGGAACATCGTTGTATCAATTTGCGCCTGCCGACGCATGGCGGTCTGTACGCCTGGGATTTCGAGAAAGACGGAGAGTCGCTCAACGTACGTGTGGACGGCCAGACAGTCTTCAACAACACCTTCCTGATGCTGCAAGCTGCACTCGACGGCATGGGGTTGGCGTATTTGCCGCTCGATCTGATTGAGCCCCATATCGCCGATGGCAGGCTGGTGCCCGTGCTGCAAGCGTGGTGGCCGCGACTGCCCGGCTATCATCTTTACTACGCCAACCGGCGCCAGCTTTCCCCCGTGCTATCCATGATGATCGAGACGCTTCGCTTCGACGGCTAA
- a CDS encoding SphA family protein, translated as MVAAAPAEATEGALGRPMSGTAVQSGIGVVLPEPIWIANVSQIYFNGNVGGDRQVPVAGKTSLGLDGQIALTLATLMKTWETGTGAWNFASSFTLPYMWTNVKASLGAGSHNATTSQRASNLFDISFAPIIAGYHFSQNDHIAFSLNIWAPTGRYDANSLANTGLNNWTFIPQVAYTKYVPSYGLEFNVVAGLQFYTRNNATGYQNAPLFTLDAMGVKKFSNGVGVGLVVGTTQQLGSDSGVTADRLGGFRGQDVALGPIVTYDTKIDGKLPLSFSARWVPTIASTNRFKSTQTFMATGTLIF; from the coding sequence ATGGTCGCGGCGGCGCCCGCCGAAGCCACGGAAGGGGCACTCGGGCGTCCGATGTCGGGCACGGCCGTTCAGTCCGGTATCGGAGTCGTGTTGCCCGAGCCGATCTGGATCGCAAACGTTTCGCAGATCTATTTCAACGGAAATGTCGGTGGAGACCGGCAGGTGCCGGTGGCGGGCAAGACGTCGTTAGGACTCGACGGGCAGATTGCTCTGACGCTTGCTACGTTAATGAAGACGTGGGAGACGGGCACCGGGGCATGGAATTTCGCATCGAGTTTCACGTTGCCTTACATGTGGACCAACGTGAAGGCGTCTCTTGGGGCCGGCAGCCACAACGCGACGACGTCACAGCGGGCGTCGAACCTGTTCGACATCAGCTTCGCGCCAATCATTGCCGGTTACCACTTCTCGCAGAACGACCATATCGCGTTCTCGCTCAACATCTGGGCGCCGACCGGGCGCTACGATGCGAACTCGTTGGCCAACACGGGTCTGAACAACTGGACGTTTATCCCTCAGGTGGCCTATACGAAGTATGTGCCCTCGTATGGACTGGAGTTCAACGTGGTGGCCGGCTTGCAGTTCTATACGCGCAATAACGCCACCGGCTATCAGAACGCGCCGCTGTTCACGCTCGACGCGATGGGGGTGAAGAAATTCTCGAATGGGGTGGGCGTCGGTCTTGTCGTGGGCACGACGCAGCAGCTTGGCAGTGACAGCGGCGTAACCGCCGATCGCCTGGGTGGGTTTCGCGGGCAAGACGTTGCGCTTGGGCCGATCGTGACCTACGACACGAAGATCGACGGCAAGCTGCCTCTCTCGTTCTCGGCGCGTTGGGTGCCGACCATTGCGAGCACGAACCGCTTCAAGAGCACGCAGACGTTCATGGCAACGGGCACGCTGATCTTCTAG
- a CDS encoding YSC84-related protein — MQKRNPTLMVAAALVAGSLALAGCTTTSDKPDTAATSASKGAAIDASVDATLSRLYSTVKGSRELVAKSRGVLVFPEVIQAGFIVGGQSGNGALRIGGSSVGYYNTSSLSVGLQAGAQSKAIVFLFMTQNALDEFRHSDGWAAGAGASVALVKVGANGALDTTTATAPVQVVVMTNTGLMGDVSINGTKVTKLKI, encoded by the coding sequence ATGCAGAAACGAAACCCCACGCTAATGGTCGCAGCCGCACTCGTCGCCGGCAGTCTTGCGCTCGCCGGTTGCACGACCACCTCCGACAAGCCCGACACTGCTGCGACAAGTGCGTCCAAGGGAGCGGCAATCGACGCCAGCGTCGACGCAACGCTGTCGCGGCTCTATTCCACGGTCAAGGGCTCGCGCGAACTTGTCGCGAAGTCTCGCGGCGTGCTGGTCTTCCCGGAAGTGATCCAGGCCGGCTTCATCGTCGGCGGTCAGTCTGGTAACGGTGCACTGCGCATTGGCGGCAGTTCGGTCGGTTACTACAACACGTCGTCGCTGTCGGTCGGCCTCCAGGCTGGCGCGCAGTCGAAGGCAATCGTCTTCCTGTTCATGACGCAGAACGCACTCGACGAGTTTCGTCATTCGGACGGCTGGGCCGCAGGTGCAGGCGCTTCGGTCGCGCTCGTGAAGGTCGGCGCAAACGGTGCGCTCGACACGACTACCGCTACCGCCCCCGTCCAGGTAGTCGTAATGACAAATACCGGCCTGATGGGCGACGTGTCGATCAACGGCACGAAGGTCACGAAGCTCAAGATCTAG
- a CDS encoding AAA family ATPase, whose translation MTTRDTTPMLQRLNTHCAMALEAAASLCRLRLSDEITVEHWVLTLLEAGDGDIPAIMNHYGIDVDLLWNVLMSTVDRLPRNLRKDPILSPQLVSLLHACADNAHWPVRSAHLLQVIIDLPQVLRAPSLWPQLSFSSAQIGKLIPQLGTDTCETQQPFSAPSAVVESMLQMPFLPERLSKGHFPGSASANDIDKAWEAAALPRYTTDLTKQARDGELDAVFGRDREVQQLVEVLAKSQRNNPILVGDPGVGKTALVDGLALRVANGDVPNVLSDIRILTLNLDSLRATAEGEGKFEQQLNTVIDAVKALAEPVLLFIDEVHTLCDSRSASNGPAAGNLFRRVLARGGVQTIATTTWTEYKTIVEHNATLTRCCQIIEVNEPDDDAACLMLRGLKWHYATFHRVHVRDEALVAAVKLARRYIPARKLPEKAFDLLDTAAGRVRMALDVAPAALQRASATVNALEIEQATLEFDVAEGSVDASRRLKDLESSLLAARAAATDVRIRCASERELVDAIWVQRDAAPEARDASALALACGALAQAQDSPPLVAADVDAHVVAQVVSEWTGIPVGNLVTDEPRNLLALDTLLGSRVVGQQRAVQALVARLRTANAGFAPAHAPSGVFLLTGPAGVGKTETALALADILFGSEAALIPLDLSEHKESRSVFRLTGSLPNDTGHGLEGVLTEAVRQRPYSVVLLDELEYAHRDVLDLLCRVFDGRVTRDDDGRAIDFRHCIFLMTSSAGADAIASIAAGQPDVSEETLLDAARPALLTQFPSALLARVQILVYRPLETPALREVVLLKIGKIAQRLKDKHGVTLVSDDALVTMLTHRCLSLHAGAHGIDTYINQQILPRISREILASRVSGKVPQRIALALSHDGQLDVDVVANAAH comes from the coding sequence ATGACAACTCGCGATACCACTCCCATGCTGCAACGCCTCAACACCCACTGTGCGATGGCACTCGAGGCAGCCGCGAGCCTTTGCCGGCTAAGGCTATCCGACGAGATCACGGTCGAACATTGGGTGCTGACGCTCCTTGAGGCCGGCGATGGCGATATCCCCGCCATCATGAATCACTATGGCATCGACGTCGATCTCCTCTGGAACGTCCTGATGTCCACCGTTGACCGACTGCCGCGAAATCTGCGAAAAGACCCAATCCTGTCACCTCAACTGGTGAGTCTGCTTCATGCCTGCGCAGACAACGCGCACTGGCCGGTCCGTTCGGCTCACTTGCTTCAGGTCATCATCGACTTACCGCAAGTGCTGCGCGCCCCCTCGCTCTGGCCGCAGTTGAGTTTCAGCAGTGCTCAAATCGGCAAGCTCATCCCTCAACTTGGCACCGACACATGCGAAACGCAGCAGCCCTTTAGCGCTCCCTCGGCGGTCGTCGAATCGATGCTGCAAATGCCGTTTCTGCCCGAAAGACTATCCAAAGGGCATTTCCCCGGCTCGGCCTCGGCTAATGATATCGACAAGGCATGGGAGGCCGCCGCACTGCCACGCTACACGACAGACCTCACGAAGCAAGCCCGGGATGGAGAACTTGACGCGGTCTTCGGGCGCGACCGGGAGGTTCAGCAGTTGGTCGAAGTATTAGCCAAAAGCCAGAGAAACAACCCGATCCTGGTCGGCGATCCTGGCGTAGGCAAAACCGCTTTGGTGGACGGCCTGGCACTTCGCGTGGCCAACGGCGACGTGCCGAATGTCCTCAGCGATATTCGTATCCTGACACTCAACCTCGATTCATTGCGGGCCACAGCCGAAGGCGAAGGGAAATTCGAGCAACAACTGAATACCGTCATCGACGCCGTAAAAGCGCTTGCGGAGCCGGTACTTCTGTTCATTGACGAAGTCCATACGCTCTGCGATTCGCGTAGTGCGTCCAACGGGCCAGCCGCAGGGAATCTATTCCGGCGCGTGCTCGCGCGCGGTGGCGTCCAAACGATTGCAACGACAACGTGGACCGAATACAAAACCATCGTCGAGCACAATGCCACACTGACACGTTGTTGCCAGATCATTGAGGTCAACGAGCCGGACGACGACGCCGCATGTCTGATGCTGCGCGGACTCAAGTGGCACTACGCGACCTTCCATCGAGTCCATGTGCGCGACGAAGCGCTGGTGGCCGCCGTCAAACTCGCACGCCGCTACATTCCAGCGCGCAAGTTGCCGGAGAAAGCCTTCGATTTGCTTGATACGGCGGCCGGTCGCGTAAGAATGGCATTGGATGTCGCACCAGCGGCGCTTCAGCGCGCCTCGGCCACTGTCAACGCACTCGAAATCGAGCAAGCCACACTTGAATTCGATGTTGCCGAAGGAAGCGTCGACGCGTCCAGACGATTGAAGGACCTTGAGAGCTCACTTCTTGCCGCCAGAGCCGCAGCGACCGACGTTCGCATTCGTTGCGCAAGCGAGCGCGAACTCGTCGATGCCATATGGGTACAGCGCGACGCTGCGCCCGAGGCGCGAGACGCCAGCGCATTGGCACTCGCCTGCGGCGCATTGGCTCAGGCTCAGGACTCGCCACCGCTGGTGGCCGCCGACGTCGACGCGCACGTCGTCGCGCAGGTGGTGTCTGAGTGGACAGGAATTCCTGTTGGCAATCTGGTCACCGACGAGCCCCGCAATCTCCTCGCGCTCGACACCCTATTGGGTTCGCGTGTCGTGGGTCAGCAGCGCGCCGTTCAAGCGCTCGTTGCGCGTCTGCGTACTGCCAACGCCGGGTTTGCGCCGGCGCACGCGCCGTCCGGGGTATTTCTTCTGACCGGACCTGCCGGGGTCGGGAAGACCGAGACGGCGTTGGCGCTGGCCGATATCCTGTTCGGGAGTGAGGCCGCGCTGATCCCTCTCGACTTGTCCGAGCACAAAGAGTCCCGCAGCGTGTTCCGGCTGACGGGATCGCTGCCGAATGACACCGGACATGGTCTGGAAGGCGTGCTGACCGAAGCGGTGCGTCAGCGGCCGTACAGCGTTGTCCTGCTCGACGAGCTTGAGTATGCACACCGGGACGTTCTTGACCTGCTCTGCCGTGTATTCGATGGCCGCGTGACTCGTGACGACGACGGACGTGCTATCGATTTCCGCCACTGCATCTTCCTGATGACGTCGAGCGCAGGGGCCGACGCAATAGCGTCAATCGCCGCCGGGCAACCGGATGTGTCAGAGGAAACACTGTTAGACGCGGCTCGGCCGGCGTTGTTGACGCAGTTCCCAAGCGCGTTACTCGCGCGCGTCCAGATCCTGGTGTACCGTCCGCTCGAAACACCGGCGCTGAGGGAAGTGGTGCTACTGAAAATTGGAAAAATCGCGCAGCGCCTCAAGGATAAACATGGCGTGACGCTGGTCTCGGACGACGCGCTGGTAACGATGTTGACACACCGCTGCCTCTCGTTGCATGCGGGCGCGCATGGCATTGACACGTATATCAATCAGCAGATCCTGCCGAGAATATCTCGTGAAATTCTCGCCAGCCGGGTTTCGGGCAAGGTACCGCAGCGTATAGCGCTGGCGCTTTCGCACGACGGTCAGCTTGACGTCGATGTCGTAGCCAACGCCGCACACTAA